From Microaerobacter geothermalis, one genomic window encodes:
- the trpS gene encoding tryptophan--tRNA ligase yields MRILSGIQPSGNLHLGNYFGMMKRMIDQQENHELFCFLVNYHALTSVFDREYLRKQTFGAACDFLALGLDPDKTVFWIQSDVPEVTELTWLLSNVTGVGLLERCHAYKDKVAKGIAANFGLFSYPVLMAADILCFGGERVPVGKDQKQHLEVTRDIAIRFNQTYGETFVIPEADIEENVAVVPGIDGEKMSKSYGNTIEIFSDEQTLRNKVMSIKTDSTPVDEPKPIEGNILYELYSLFLDDKGKAELRERFLTPGLRYGDVKKELFAIIWEYFAPYRKEREKLEADRGYVIDTMKKGAEKARNVARIYLDKARSQVGLDYWDQ; encoded by the coding sequence ATGCGCATTCTTTCAGGTATACAACCTTCAGGGAACTTGCATCTGGGGAACTATTTCGGAATGATGAAACGAATGATCGATCAGCAGGAGAATCATGAATTATTCTGCTTTCTGGTCAATTATCATGCCTTAACCTCTGTTTTTGACCGTGAGTATCTGCGCAAACAGACCTTTGGAGCCGCCTGTGATTTTCTTGCCTTGGGCCTTGACCCCGATAAAACGGTCTTTTGGATTCAGTCGGATGTTCCGGAAGTAACCGAGTTAACCTGGCTGCTTTCCAATGTAACCGGAGTTGGTCTTTTGGAACGCTGTCATGCCTATAAAGATAAGGTGGCGAAAGGGATTGCTGCTAACTTTGGCCTTTTTTCCTATCCGGTTCTCATGGCTGCCGATATTCTTTGTTTTGGCGGGGAAAGGGTGCCTGTAGGAAAGGATCAGAAGCAGCATTTGGAAGTAACCCGGGATATCGCCATTCGGTTTAACCAAACCTATGGCGAAACCTTTGTCATTCCTGAAGCGGATATTGAAGAAAATGTGGCTGTTGTACCGGGGATTGACGGAGAAAAAATGTCCAAATCCTATGGTAACACCATTGAAATTTTTTCCGATGAACAAACCCTCAGGAACAAGGTGATGTCCATTAAGACCGATTCTACCCCAGTTGATGAACCGAAGCCCATCGAGGGGAATATTCTTTATGAATTGTATTCCTTGTTCCTAGATGACAAGGGAAAAGCAGAATTGAGGGAACGTTTCTTAACTCCGGGGCTAAGATACGGAGATGTGAAGAAAGAGCTGTTTGCCATTATCTGGGAATATTTTGCTCCCTACCGGAAAGAACGGGAAAAGTTAGAAGCTGACAGAGGATACGTGATTGACACCATGAAAAAGGGTGCTGAAAAGGCTCGGAATGTTGCTCGCATTTATCTGGACAAAGCCAGAAGCCAAGTTGGACTGGATTATTGGGATCAATGA
- the hutI gene encoding imidazolonepropionase, giving the protein MNSVIYIRNASQVVTVAGASRAPKRGPKMEELQIIHHGGVVVQDDRILFVGSDQDAEEFVEDQFGHVKENIRLIDASGKIVTPGLIDPHTHVVFAGSREKELEMRLQGSTYIEILKQGGGILYTTTQTRAASEEQLLDESLKRLNRFLEYGVTTIEAKSGYGLTVEDELKQLRVARRLNETHPIDIVSTFMGAHAVPVEFKENPDDYVHIVIEEMIPQVAEEGLAQFCDVFCEEGVFTVEQSERILEAGKRFGLIPKIHADEIVQFGGAELAAKVGAISADHLLKASDEGIKRMAEAGVVAVLLPGTAFFLMEEPANARKIIEAGVPVALSTDRNPGSSPTESLPLIMNLACLTMKMTPAEVIAACTINAAHAIGRAGEIGSIEVGKKADLVIFDAPNYQYLQYNFGVNLVDSVVKNGNLVVERRK; this is encoded by the coding sequence ATGAATTCAGTGATTTATATCAGGAATGCTTCACAGGTTGTAACAGTCGCAGGGGCCAGTAGAGCCCCGAAAAGAGGACCGAAGATGGAAGAGTTGCAGATAATCCATCACGGCGGTGTGGTTGTTCAGGATGACCGTATCCTATTTGTTGGTTCAGATCAAGATGCGGAAGAATTTGTCGAAGATCAATTTGGTCATGTTAAAGAAAATATACGACTCATTGATGCTTCCGGTAAAATCGTTACTCCCGGGTTAATTGATCCCCATACCCATGTGGTGTTTGCCGGAAGCCGGGAAAAGGAACTGGAAATGAGGCTTCAGGGCTCCACTTATATTGAAATCCTGAAGCAGGGCGGGGGAATTTTATATACGACCACCCAAACCCGTGCGGCTTCAGAGGAGCAGCTTTTAGATGAATCCCTGAAGCGGCTCAACCGGTTTCTGGAATATGGGGTAACCACCATTGAAGCCAAGAGTGGCTATGGATTAACTGTGGAGGATGAGTTGAAGCAGCTTCGGGTGGCCCGTCGATTAAATGAAACCCATCCTATTGATATTGTTTCCACCTTTATGGGGGCACACGCCGTCCCTGTGGAATTTAAGGAGAATCCCGATGATTATGTTCACATCGTCATTGAGGAGATGATCCCTCAAGTAGCGGAAGAAGGATTGGCACAATTTTGTGATGTATTTTGCGAAGAAGGGGTTTTCACCGTGGAACAGTCGGAACGGATCCTTGAAGCCGGGAAAAGGTTTGGACTGATCCCCAAAATCCATGCCGATGAGATTGTCCAGTTTGGCGGAGCGGAATTGGCGGCTAAAGTGGGAGCCATTTCAGCCGATCATCTTCTGAAGGCATCGGATGAGGGTATCAAGAGGATGGCAGAAGCGGGAGTGGTGGCTGTTTTACTTCCTGGAACGGCATTTTTCCTCATGGAGGAACCGGCCAATGCCAGAAAAATCATTGAAGCGGGAGTTCCCGTGGCTTTGTCAACGGATCGAAATCCTGGTTCTTCCCCGACAGAATCCCTCCCCCTCATCATGAACCTGGCCTGTCTCACCATGAAAATGACACCTGCTGAGGTGATAGCAGCTTGTACTATCAATGCAGCCCATGCCATTGGACGTGCTGGTGAAATTGGCAGTATCGAGGTGGGGAAAAAGGCGGATCTCGTCATCTTTGATGCTCCCAACTATCAATATCTTCAATATAATTTTGGAGTCAACTTAGTAGATTCCGTTGTAAAGAACGGAAACCTTGTAGTTGAAAGGAGAAAATAA
- a CDS encoding DODA-type extradiol aromatic ring-opening family dioxygenase, with amino-acid sequence MVPTLFVCHGAPSLVIEDNEYTRFLKNLAKKLNKPEAIVIFTAHWESEVMKISSLKGPYETIYDFYGFPEELYSIKYPAKGSVQLSEQLQEMFQTKGIKTVKDTQRGLDHGSWVILQLMYPEADVPVVQISVNPTLSPKEQYKIGEAIADLRDQNVLIIGSGATVHNLGTLKWDMKASEEWAVQFDDWLIDKVENWDVKSIFSYRDLAPHARLAVPREEHFVPLLITMGSGDKSRKARLLYRGYDFGTLSYICMKFE; translated from the coding sequence ATGGTTCCCACTTTATTTGTTTGCCATGGGGCACCGTCGCTTGTTATTGAAGATAACGAATATACTCGATTTCTAAAGAATCTGGCAAAGAAATTAAACAAACCTGAAGCAATTGTCATTTTTACGGCCCATTGGGAAAGTGAGGTCATGAAAATTTCCTCATTGAAAGGTCCCTATGAAACCATTTATGATTTTTATGGTTTCCCAGAAGAGTTGTATTCGATCAAATATCCGGCGAAGGGCTCTGTTCAATTGTCCGAGCAGCTTCAGGAGATGTTTCAAACCAAGGGAATTAAAACGGTGAAAGATACTCAGCGGGGATTAGACCACGGCTCCTGGGTAATCCTTCAATTAATGTATCCCGAAGCGGATGTTCCTGTGGTTCAGATTTCTGTAAATCCTACCCTTTCACCAAAAGAACAGTATAAAATCGGTGAAGCCATAGCGGATTTAAGGGATCAGAATGTGTTGATCATTGGAAGTGGCGCCACCGTACACAATTTGGGCACTTTAAAATGGGACATGAAAGCTTCTGAAGAATGGGCAGTTCAATTTGATGACTGGTTGATCGATAAAGTAGAAAATTGGGATGTAAAGTCCATATTTTCATATAGGGATCTAGCTCCCCATGCCCGTCTTGCCGTACCGCGAGAAGAACATTTTGTTCCATTGCTTATCACCATGGGAAGCGGAGATAAGAGTAGAAAGGCCAGGCTTCTCTACCGAGGCTACGATTTTGGAACATTAAGCTACATTTGCATGAAATTCGAGTAA
- the hutU gene encoding urocanate hydratase, with the protein MRNLIHLPSEDLRCKNWQIEGIMRMLINTIDSDVAEDPDQLIVYGTGKAARNQEAVRKIIEELEQLNEDETLLIQSGKPAVVFRTSENAPRVIAVNSVVVPAYANWKKFRQLEQKGLTMYGQSTASAWAYIGMQGILQGTYETFHEVAAQHFQGNLNGKWILTSGLGGMGSAQPIAIKMNGGVSLVVEVDPAKVERSIKYNVCDVATDSLDEALHDVKMAIRRQTPLSIALIGNASDVYQELLYRGNIPDVVTDQTSAHDLLNGYIPSDYTVQHAFRIRQQVPEMYLEDAKRTVVQHVKAMVEFQKRGAVVFDYGNNIRQQAYMAGLEEAFSFSNFIPAYIRHLQCEGYSPFRWIALSGNPNDIYKIDQFILNRLSGNDRIKRWIQFAQANVRFQGLPARICWLKAEDRIFLAEKVNEMVASKMIQAPVVFTRDHMDAGSMASPLRETEGMRDGSDVIGDWPILNALLNTANGATFVSFHHGGGVGIGYSLHAGMSIVADGSKQMTEKFHQVFLGDVGLGIVRYADAGYDIAQKKAEELGIDIKHQ; encoded by the coding sequence GTGCGGAATTTGATCCATCTTCCTTCAGAAGACCTGCGTTGTAAGAACTGGCAAATCGAAGGAATCATGAGGATGCTGATCAATACCATCGATTCTGATGTGGCAGAGGATCCGGATCAGCTGATTGTATATGGGACGGGCAAAGCAGCAAGAAACCAGGAAGCCGTTCGCAAAATAATTGAAGAATTGGAACAATTGAATGAAGATGAAACCCTTCTCATCCAATCGGGAAAACCGGCAGTGGTTTTCCGGACCTCGGAGAATGCCCCAAGGGTAATTGCGGTAAATTCGGTAGTGGTTCCTGCCTATGCAAACTGGAAAAAATTTCGCCAGCTTGAACAGAAAGGGCTAACCATGTATGGACAATCCACAGCCAGTGCCTGGGCCTATATTGGTATGCAGGGGATCCTTCAGGGTACCTATGAAACCTTCCATGAGGTAGCGGCCCAGCATTTTCAGGGGAATCTGAATGGGAAATGGATTCTTACCAGCGGTCTTGGTGGGATGGGCAGTGCACAGCCCATCGCGATTAAGATGAATGGAGGAGTTTCCCTGGTGGTGGAAGTGGATCCTGCAAAGGTAGAAAGAAGTATTAAATATAATGTATGTGATGTAGCTACCGACTCCCTTGACGAGGCCTTGCATGATGTGAAAATGGCGATACGCCGTCAAACCCCTTTAAGCATCGCCTTGATCGGGAATGCATCGGATGTGTACCAAGAGCTTTTGTACAGAGGCAACATTCCCGATGTGGTGACGGATCAGACGTCTGCCCATGATTTGCTGAACGGGTATATCCCTTCAGACTACACGGTCCAACATGCGTTCCGTATCCGCCAACAGGTTCCAGAAATGTACCTGGAAGATGCCAAACGGACGGTCGTGCAGCACGTAAAGGCAATGGTAGAGTTTCAGAAAAGAGGCGCAGTTGTTTTTGACTATGGAAATAATATCCGACAGCAGGCCTATATGGCAGGATTAGAGGAAGCTTTTTCATTTTCCAACTTCATTCCGGCTTATATTCGGCATCTTCAATGCGAAGGGTATAGTCCTTTCCGTTGGATTGCTTTATCCGGTAACCCAAATGATATCTATAAGATTGATCAATTTATACTAAATCGTCTATCGGGAAATGATAGAATTAAGCGATGGATTCAATTTGCCCAGGCCAATGTCCGCTTTCAGGGACTTCCCGCTAGAATCTGCTGGTTGAAGGCTGAGGATCGGATTTTCCTCGCCGAAAAAGTAAATGAGATGGTTGCCAGTAAGATGATTCAAGCACCGGTGGTGTTCACCCGTGATCATATGGATGCGGGTTCTATGGCATCTCCCTTAAGGGAGACAGAAGGAATGAGAGATGGCAGCGACGTCATCGGAGATTGGCCCATTTTAAATGCTCTGTTAAACACGGCGAATGGGGCAACTTTTGTCAGTTTCCATCATGGAGGCGGCGTCGGAATCGGTTATTCTCTCCATGCCGGAATGAGCATTGTGGCTGATGGAAGTAAACAAATGACCGAAAAATTTCATCAAGTATTCCTGGGCGATGTCGGTTTGGGAATTGTCCGCTATGCCGATGCCGGATATGATATTGCACAGAAAAAAGCGGAAGAACTTGGGATTGATATAAAGCATCAATGA
- a CDS encoding agmatinase family protein — translation MTYPYQFIDPPQVIYRGKPGSLDEMKMDQLIQEHKPGNPFDVGLIGVPLSRSSISPSAASENPNTIRGIWRSFSTYNIDYDINLNRLKIADIGDIRMHITDILRCHQNIENGVVEILEANPSFLPVFIGGDHSITCPIVKGLKKFYGVQGMGRDGKIGILQFDTHFDLRDLKDGGPSNGTPIRGLIESGVIEGQHVVNIGLHGYFNTHSLKKYADENGVKYYTIREVRKQGIEQIISEAIQYLKEKVDFIYVTVDIDVLDIAFAPAAPASTPGGLTTWELFEAVYLAGKEEKVIGMDVVCLDPHRDLRNLATVKTGAHVILNSLCGYLSRK, via the coding sequence ATGACTTATCCTTACCAGTTTATTGATCCGCCACAGGTGATATACAGAGGTAAGCCGGGATCTCTGGATGAGATGAAAATGGATCAATTGATTCAGGAACACAAACCGGGAAACCCCTTTGATGTCGGGCTGATTGGTGTTCCCCTCTCGAGGTCATCCATCAGTCCTTCGGCTGCCAGCGAGAATCCCAATACCATCCGAGGGATTTGGAGGTCCTTTTCAACCTATAACATCGATTATGATATTAACCTTAATCGGTTAAAGATTGCAGATATCGGCGATATTAGGATGCATATCACGGATATCCTTCGCTGTCATCAGAATATAGAAAATGGGGTTGTTGAAATTTTGGAAGCTAATCCTTCTTTCCTTCCTGTTTTCATAGGAGGAGACCATTCCATCACCTGCCCCATTGTGAAGGGATTAAAGAAATTTTATGGAGTACAAGGAATGGGAAGGGATGGGAAGATCGGAATCCTGCAATTTGATACTCACTTTGATTTGCGTGATTTAAAGGATGGGGGGCCAAGCAACGGCACCCCGATTCGCGGGTTGATTGAATCGGGAGTCATTGAAGGACAGCATGTGGTCAATATTGGACTCCATGGCTATTTTAATACGCACTCCTTAAAAAAATATGCTGACGAGAACGGGGTCAAATATTACACAATAAGAGAAGTTCGCAAACAAGGGATTGAACAGATCATCTCAGAAGCAATTCAGTACCTTAAGGAAAAAGTGGATTTTATCTATGTGACGGTGGATATTGATGTTCTTGATATTGCGTTTGCCCCTGCAGCTCCAGCTTCTACACCGGGAGGTTTAACCACCTGGGAACTCTTTGAAGCCGTCTATTTAGCAGGGAAAGAAGAGAAAGTGATTGGCATGGATGTCGTTTGCTTAGACCCTCATCGGGACCTGAGGAACCTGGCAACTGTTAAAACGGGAGCCCATGTGATTCTAAACTCCTTGTGTGGGTACCTTTCAAGAAAGTGA
- the hutU gene encoding urocanate hydratase — protein sequence MSKSVSTPREVRAPRGTRLNAKGWIQEAVLRMLMNNLDPDVAEHPEKLVVYGGIGRAARNWEAFDKIVETLKKLEENETLLIQSGKPVAVFRTHKDAPRVLLANSNIVPAWANWDTFHELDKKGLIMYGQMTAGSWIYIGSQGIVQGTYETFAECARQHFGGSLKGTITVTAGLGGMGGAQPLAVTMNDGVVIGIEVDRTRIEKRIQTRYCDMMVESLDEAIEIAQKAKEEGKAVSIGLLGNAAEVLPEMIQRNFIPDIITDQTSAHDPLNGYLPAGMTLEEGEELRQNNPEEYVKRSKTSMAVHVQAILSMQKRGAVAFDYGNNIRQVAYDEGVKNAFDFPGFVPAYIRPQFCEGKGPFRWVALSGDPQDIYKTDEVILREFSYNTHLCKWIKMAQERIAFQGLPARICWLGYGERAKFGKIINDMVASGEISAPIVIGRDHLDAGSVASPNRETESMKDGSDAIADWPILNALVNTAAGASWVSVHHGGGVGMGYSLHAGMVVVADGTEDAAKRLERVLTTDPGMGVVRHADAGYDLAIETARKKGIHMPMLK from the coding sequence ATGAGCAAATCAGTGTCAACACCAAGAGAAGTTCGGGCACCCCGCGGAACCCGGTTAAATGCAAAAGGTTGGATTCAGGAAGCTGTTCTTCGGATGTTGATGAACAACCTGGATCCTGACGTGGCAGAACACCCGGAGAAACTGGTGGTGTACGGAGGAATCGGAAGAGCGGCAAGAAATTGGGAAGCCTTCGATAAAATTGTAGAAACGCTGAAGAAACTGGAAGAAAATGAAACGCTTTTAATTCAATCCGGCAAACCAGTCGCGGTATTTCGCACCCATAAGGATGCACCAAGGGTACTTTTGGCCAACTCCAATATTGTTCCGGCATGGGCCAACTGGGATACCTTCCATGAATTAGATAAAAAGGGATTAATCATGTATGGCCAAATGACGGCCGGTAGCTGGATTTACATTGGAAGTCAGGGGATTGTTCAGGGGACCTACGAAACCTTTGCTGAATGTGCCAGGCAGCATTTTGGGGGCTCCTTAAAGGGAACCATTACCGTTACCGCAGGATTGGGAGGGATGGGTGGCGCCCAGCCTTTGGCTGTAACCATGAATGACGGCGTGGTCATCGGCATTGAAGTGGATCGCACCCGAATTGAAAAACGGATTCAAACCCGATATTGCGATATGATGGTGGAATCCTTAGATGAGGCGATTGAAATTGCCCAAAAGGCAAAGGAAGAAGGGAAAGCCGTTTCTATTGGGCTTCTAGGAAATGCAGCGGAGGTTCTTCCGGAAATGATTCAGCGCAATTTTATTCCTGATATCATCACAGACCAAACCTCTGCCCATGACCCGTTGAACGGTTATCTTCCCGCAGGGATGACTTTGGAAGAGGGAGAAGAACTAAGGCAGAACAATCCTGAGGAGTATGTGAAACGTTCAAAAACCAGCATGGCTGTCCACGTGCAAGCGATACTGTCCATGCAGAAGCGCGGTGCTGTTGCTTTTGATTACGGAAACAACATTCGTCAAGTGGCTTATGATGAAGGGGTAAAAAATGCCTTTGATTTCCCGGGGTTTGTTCCAGCCTATATCAGACCCCAGTTCTGCGAAGGAAAGGGTCCTTTCCGCTGGGTGGCTTTATCTGGAGATCCTCAAGATATCTACAAGACCGATGAGGTGATTTTAAGGGAATTCTCCTACAATACCCACCTCTGCAAATGGATCAAGATGGCCCAGGAGCGCATTGCCTTTCAAGGACTTCCTGCCCGTATTTGCTGGTTGGGTTACGGAGAAAGGGCTAAATTTGGAAAAATCATCAATGACATGGTGGCTTCCGGAGAAATTTCTGCCCCTATTGTAATTGGCCGGGATCACTTAGATGCGGGTTCAGTGGCTTCTCCAAACCGTGAGACCGAATCGATGAAGGATGGCAGTGATGCCATCGCCGATTGGCCCATCTTAAATGCACTGGTGAATACGGCAGCAGGTGCCAGTTGGGTATCGGTTCATCATGGTGGCGGCGTAGGAATGGGATATTCCCTTCATGCAGGAATGGTGGTTGTTGCGGATGGAACTGAAGATGCCGCGAAACGTCTGGAACGGGTACTCACCACTGATCCTGGAATGGGTGTCGTCAGACATGCCGATGCCGGCTATGATCTAGCCATTGAAACGGCTAGGAAAAAAGGAATCCACATGCCGATGTTGAAATAA
- a CDS encoding leucyl aminopeptidase: MNIKISTEAISTIATDCLIVTYCEDQDNVKGFTKAVDEALEHRISQLIAEKEIKGKFGEVTLLHNWGKIPAKRTLVIGLGKESKLTVEKVRDAMGIAARHAQKVGIKNLTFGVSNYYVEKKLWNPVDIIQGIVEGAELGTYTFKGYKKKEENEVSIQEFILVVDSALKKEAIEVGLERAKVAAHATKLARNLVNEPGNKMTPAILAERAKQIAHKRNLEVHILDKADLEELGMGALLGVGQASANEPKMIVLKYIGAPETKEVLGFVGKGITFDTGGIQVKPDEGMGEMKTDMAGAAAVICAMDAIGALRPHVNVIAVVPACENMISGNNLKPADVITSFSGKTIEIVHTDAEGRLILADGIAYAKHLGATKLVDVATLTGSVISALGREATGLITNDEEWANEVKTAARIAGEKVWQLPNYEEYQEYIESEIADIKNDAGPAAGCIQGGIFIGAFAEDTPWVHLDIAGTATAKKDKGHHPKGATGVGVRTLLKLAIRYASH, from the coding sequence ATGAATATCAAAATTTCAACGGAGGCCATTTCTACCATTGCAACTGACTGTCTGATTGTAACTTATTGCGAAGATCAGGATAATGTGAAGGGTTTTACCAAAGCCGTAGATGAAGCCCTTGAACATCGGATCTCACAGCTAATTGCCGAGAAAGAGATCAAAGGGAAATTTGGAGAGGTAACCCTGCTGCATAATTGGGGGAAGATCCCTGCCAAGCGGACACTTGTCATTGGATTGGGTAAGGAAAGCAAACTGACCGTTGAAAAAGTACGGGATGCCATGGGAATTGCAGCTCGACACGCACAAAAAGTGGGTATTAAGAACCTAACCTTTGGAGTTTCCAATTATTATGTTGAGAAAAAACTCTGGAATCCCGTAGATATTATTCAGGGGATTGTTGAAGGAGCAGAATTGGGAACCTATACCTTTAAAGGATATAAAAAGAAAGAGGAAAATGAAGTCTCTATCCAGGAATTTATACTTGTTGTTGATTCTGCTCTAAAAAAAGAGGCTATTGAGGTTGGATTAGAGCGTGCAAAGGTAGCGGCCCATGCAACAAAGCTAGCTCGGAACCTTGTCAATGAGCCGGGGAATAAAATGACCCCTGCCATCCTTGCAGAACGAGCCAAACAAATCGCACATAAACGGAATCTGGAGGTTCATATCTTAGATAAAGCAGATTTAGAAGAATTGGGAATGGGAGCTTTGCTTGGGGTAGGCCAAGCCAGTGCCAATGAGCCCAAGATGATTGTATTGAAATATATCGGTGCCCCTGAGACCAAAGAAGTTCTTGGATTTGTTGGAAAAGGAATCACCTTTGATACCGGAGGAATTCAGGTGAAACCGGACGAAGGAATGGGCGAAATGAAGACGGATATGGCAGGGGCAGCAGCGGTGATTTGTGCTATGGATGCAATTGGTGCACTTCGCCCCCATGTGAATGTCATTGCCGTGGTGCCTGCCTGTGAAAACATGATTTCCGGCAATAATCTGAAGCCAGCTGATGTGATCACTTCCTTCTCAGGGAAAACCATAGAAATTGTTCATACGGATGCTGAAGGGCGACTCATTCTTGCAGATGGCATTGCCTATGCGAAGCATCTTGGGGCAACCAAGCTTGTCGATGTTGCGACCTTGACGGGTTCGGTGATTTCTGCCCTGGGGCGTGAAGCGACCGGATTGATTACCAATGATGAGGAATGGGCCAATGAAGTGAAAACAGCTGCCCGGATCGCTGGGGAGAAGGTTTGGCAGCTGCCCAATTATGAAGAATATCAGGAATATATTGAGAGCGAAATTGCGGATATCAAGAATGATGCCGGTCCAGCCGCAGGCTGTATTCAGGGGGGGATATTTATTGGAGCCTTTGCTGAAGATACTCCTTGGGTTCATCTGGATATTGCCGGGACAGCCACCGCAAAAAAAGATAAGGGACATCATCCCAAAGGGGCAACCGGAGTGGGAGTTCGGACCTTGTTGAAACTGGCCATTCGCTACGCTTCTCATTAA
- a CDS encoding helix-turn-helix domain-containing protein: MDVLVAERSEFHRNGLKWMLHNSGLAIDEYTELSTADEFITEINRGQYDLMIIDVDMLRENDWRKLSSITDNSILIGTTEIKDFQTAVRCMEVRFSRLFIKPINIQNLMKTLNELVEKKKEETMKDTQSEMEKAKKHWVEKLISGEVTHLKEIWDQALQLGYQSLPTVVITAQISRLNQQMRNKSDLWKKKVLSQLYGLIERFCKSHRLISASVNDEFVILYIPKKGEQKKETINIVKSLGNQLLEWVKNESGHALYIAIGSEYKDPMNLYHSYHEAKQLQSLQFYFSQGKVSHYSDYPDLFRKEVVEQSEVPLTSDEVKDDNIQFLFHHLERNLKEWKMKGVNPIYYKLTLIFILKELLNKYQKSEKERFKSFLKYSENILNSQSVDEIFPAIKEYFMELSDSKAFNIHHLVVERALEFIHKNYMRSITLDEVSEEVSRSPYYFSHLFKKVMNMTFVEYLTHLRIKKAKELLLEDDLTVGEIASMVGYQDPNYFSRVFKAISGDSPKQWKTQKNLERTRN; the protein is encoded by the coding sequence ATGGATGTTTTGGTTGCAGAAAGAAGTGAGTTTCATCGCAATGGACTAAAATGGATGCTGCATAACTCCGGGCTAGCCATTGATGAATATACAGAGCTTTCCACAGCCGACGAATTCATAACAGAAATAAATAGGGGCCAGTATGACCTGATGATCATTGATGTGGATATGTTAAGGGAGAATGATTGGAGAAAACTTTCCTCGATTACTGATAACTCTATCCTCATCGGGACAACGGAAATAAAGGATTTTCAAACTGCAGTAAGATGTATGGAGGTCCGTTTTTCCCGCTTATTTATCAAACCGATAAATATTCAAAATTTAATGAAGACGTTAAACGAACTTGTAGAAAAGAAGAAAGAAGAAACAATGAAAGACACCCAAAGTGAAATGGAAAAGGCGAAGAAACACTGGGTAGAAAAGCTCATTTCAGGTGAGGTTACCCATCTTAAAGAAATATGGGATCAAGCCCTTCAATTGGGCTATCAGTCCCTTCCTACCGTGGTCATAACGGCCCAAATCAGTCGGTTAAACCAACAGATGAGAAATAAAAGTGATTTGTGGAAAAAGAAAGTTCTTTCCCAGCTGTATGGGCTGATTGAAAGATTTTGCAAGAGTCACAGATTAATCTCTGCATCAGTTAATGATGAATTTGTCATCCTTTACATCCCCAAAAAAGGGGAGCAAAAGAAAGAGACAATAAATATAGTAAAAAGCTTGGGAAATCAGCTGCTGGAGTGGGTAAAAAATGAATCCGGTCATGCATTGTATATAGCGATTGGAAGTGAGTACAAAGATCCGATGAATTTATACCATTCGTATCATGAAGCCAAGCAATTGCAGTCCTTGCAGTTTTATTTTTCTCAGGGAAAAGTAAGCCACTATTCAGATTATCCGGACCTGTTTCGCAAAGAAGTAGTAGAACAATCTGAAGTACCTCTGACTAGCGATGAGGTAAAGGATGATAACATTCAATTTCTCTTTCACCACCTTGAGAGGAACTTAAAGGAGTGGAAAATGAAGGGGGTTAACCCCATATATTACAAATTGACCCTTATTTTTATTCTTAAGGAACTATTAAATAAGTATCAAAAGAGTGAAAAAGAACGATTTAAATCATTTTTGAAATATAGCGAAAATATTCTAAATAGTCAATCGGTTGATGAAATATTTCCAGCGATCAAGGAATATTTTATGGAGCTTTCCGATTCCAAAGCGTTCAATATTCATCATCTAGTCGTTGAAAGGGCCTTGGAGTTTATTCATAAAAATTATATGAGAAGTATCACCTTAGATGAAGTATCTGAAGAAGTAAGTCGCAGTCCATATTATTTCAGCCATCTGTTTAAAAAAGTGATGAACATGACCTTTGTGGAGTATCTGACCCATTTAAGAATTAAAAAAGCGAAGGAACTGTTGCTGGAAGATGATTTAACGGTTGGTGAAATTGCTTCGATGGTCGGATACCAGGACCCTAATTATTTCAGCCGGGTATTTAAGGCTATCAGCGGAGATTCACCCAAGCAGTGGAAAACGCAAAAAAATCTAGAAAGGACAAGAAATTGA